CTGCTAAATCTCCCCAGATGGAGAAGCAAAAGCGATCGAGAGATAAAAATAGTCAAAGCCTCCTTACTGAATCAACAGTTACTTTCCAGAAATTTTCTCGGTTATCACCGCAGTCAGTTAGGGGAAATAATGAGAATTTTTCACCGTTTCATCACCTTTGTTTAGTTTCTAATCACGATTTTTTAGTCCATGAGTAAACTTTCTAGACGTAGATTTATCTTCACTGCCGGGGCAACTGCCGTAGGAACAGCAATTCTCCACGGTTGCGCCACTCCCAATAATACCGCGACCAGTCCCTCCCCGGCCGGCAGTCCTGCCGCTTCCCCCGCTGCCGGTGGAGAAACTCCCGAAGTCACCACCGCCAAACTAGGTTTTATTGCCCTCACCGACGCTGCCCCCTTAATTATCGCCAAGGAAAAAGGTTTATTCGCTAAACACGGGATGCCCGATGTGCAAGTGATGAAACAAGCTTCTTGGGCTGCAACCCGGGATAACCTCGAATTAGGTTCGGCGGGGAATGGCATCGACGGGTCCCACATCCTCAGCCCCATGCCCTACCTAATGACCTTGGGCAAAATCACCAAACAGCCCGTACCGATGTATATTCTGGCACGTTTGAATACCAACGGTCAAGCGATATCGATCTCCAAATCCCACGCGGATTTAAAACTCGACCTCGACAGTTCTAAACTCAAAGAAACCCTCACCAAAGCGAAATCTGCCGGCAAAGAAATGAAAGCTGCCGTCACCTTTCCGGGGGGCAACCACGACCTGTTCATGCGTTACTGGCTATCTGCGGGCGGCATCGATCCCAATAATGACATCTCCCTCATCGTCGTTCCCCCGCCGCAGATGGTGGCCAATATGAAAGTCGGCACCATGGACGCGTTCTGTGTCGGCGAACCGTGGAACGCCCAAATCGTCTCCAAAGGCCTCGGGTACACTGCGCTGATCACTGGAGAATTCTGGAAGGATCACCCCGAAAAAGCTTTCGCCATGCGCGCCGATTGGGTGGATAAAAATCCCAAAGCGGCAAAAGCTTTAACTATGGCTGTTCTGGAGGCGCAGCAATGGTGCAACGATCCCGCTAATGTTAAGGAAATGTGCGAGATTATTTCAGGACGGGAATGGCTGAAAATTGACCCCGCCGATATCTTGGGAAGAATGCAGGGTAATATCGATTTCGGTGATGGTCGCAAAATCGAAAATAGCCCCGTAGCCATGAAATTCTGGGCTGATAACGCTTCCTATCCCTACAAGAGTCATGATACTTGGTTTGTGACTGAAGACATCCGTTGGGGCTATATTCCCGCCGATACGGACATCAAAGCTTTAGTTGATAAGGTTAACCGGGAAGATATCTGGAGAGAAGCCGCCACAGCCCTCAATGTTCCGGCTGATCAAATTCCCACCTCTACCTCTCGCGGTGTGGAAACTTTCTTTGATGGCGTGAAATTTGATCCCGAAAATCCCCAAGCTTACCTGAAATCTCTCAAGATTAAAAAGGTTTAAATCAGTGTTCAGTGATCAGTAACCAGTCAACAGTTAAAGATGATTTGCTCATAACTGGTAATTAATAACTGATAACTGATCACTGATGCTGATCACTGAACCACTGATAACTGATAACTGATAACTGATAACTGATAACTGATTATGGCTGTTTCTATTTCTCGTCGTTCTCAAGGTCCAAAATGGTTAAAAGACCTCAAAAAAAAATTACCCAAACTAGCAACTTCGGCGATTGCTTTATTAATTTTCCTCGTCATCTGGCAAATACTCTGTTTTAGTCCCGATGCTCCCCTCCCTAGTCCCACCAAAGTGGTTAGCGATACCTGGGAATTAATTATTAATCCCTTCTTCAATAATGGTGGCACGGATGTGGGGTTATTCTGGCAAATTTTCGCCAGTTTACAACGGGTGGCCGTCGGTTTTACCCTTGCCGCTATTGTTGGCATCGCTGCGGGTATTTTAATCGGTAGCAGCGCCCTAATTTATGATGCGATCGATCCGATTTTCCAAATCCTGCGTACCGTTCCCCCCCTAGCTTGGCTACCCATATCCCTAGCGGCTTTTCGCAATAACGAACCTAGTGCCATATTTGTAATTTTTATTACAGCAATTTGGCCAATTATTATTAACACGGCTGTGGGAGTCCAGCAGGTTCCCCAAGACTATAAAAACGTCTCTAGAGTGTTAAAATTATCCAAAGTAGAATATTTTTTTAATATTCTTTTTCCCGCCACCGTTCCCTACGTTTTCACGGGATTAAGAATCGGTATCGGTTTATCTTGGTTGGCAATTGTAGCGGCGGAAATGCTGATCGGTGGCGTGGGAATTGGCTTCTTTATCTGGGATGCTTGGAATAGTTCCATGATCAGTGAAATTATCCTCGCTCTGATTTATGTGGGTATTGTTGGTTTCCTACTCGATCGCCTCATGGCCTACATCGCTAAATTAGTTGTACCCGAAGAAAATAAATAAGGCTCTCTTGAGGTTATGGTGATCGGCAAATCTTGTCGAAAAAAGAGCCACACCAAGCGCAATGTATGGTGAACATTTTTCAGCCAATCTCCAAGAGAGCCTAAACAGTTATCAGTAAACAGTGAAAAGACAGTAGTAAACTGCTATTTAATACTGCACACTTAAAAACTCAAATCTGATAACTGATAACTAATAACTGATAACTGATAACTGATAACTGATAACTGAAAATGTCTGCATTTATTGAAGTCGATCACATTGATAAGGTTTTCCCTCTCCCCGATGGCCGTCAATATATCGCCCTAAAAAATATCGATCTCAGCGTTACTCAAGGGGAATTTATCTCTTTAATCGGTCACTCCGGTTGCGGGAAATCCACCCTCTTAAATATGGTCGCCGGACTCGATCGCCCGACGGTGGGAGGGGTGATTTTAGAGGGAAGAGAAATTAAAGGCCCCGGCCCCGATCGCATGGTGGTGTTCCAGAATTATTCGCTGCTGCCCTGGTTAACCGTCCGGGAAAATATCGCCCTAGGAGTTAACCGCGTGCTGCGTCATCTACCGGCTGCTGAACGCAAAAGTGTCATCGAACATAGTATCGATATGGTACACCTGCGCCATGCCGCCAACAAACGACCGGGAGAATTATCGGGAGGCATGAAACAACGGGTAGCGATCGCCCGCGCCTTAGCCCTACGGCCAAAAGTCCTGCTACTCGATGAACCCTTTGGGGCGCTGGATGCGTTAACCAGAGGCAATTTACAGGAACGTTTGATGGAAATCGTCGAAGAAAGCCACGTTACCTGTATCATGGTCACGCACGATGTGGATGAAGCCCTATTACTATCCGATCGAGTGGTGATGTTAACCACCGGTCCGGAGGCCCATATCGGTCAGATTCTCGATGTTCCCATTCCCCGGCCCCGGCATCGTTTAGAAGTAGTTAACCACCCCAGTTACTACTCCCTCCGTAACGAGATCGTTTATTTCCTCAACCAACAGAAGCGATCGAAGAAAGTCGGTCAACCCACCGGTCCAGTGACGGTGATCGGCCAAGCTACCCGACTGAAAACCAATCCCACCATCGGTTTTATCCCCCTCACCGATTGCGCCCCGATTATTATCGCCAAAGAGAAAGGCTTCTTCGCCGAGGAAGGATTAGAGGATGTTATCCTGCAACGGGAACCCAACTGGAAAGCACTCGCCCAAGGAGTAGCCACCGGTCGTCTCGATGCAGCCCAGATGGTGGCGGGAATGCCCCTCAGCATGACCATTGGGGCCGGCAATAAGCCCTCTGTCCCCGTCATTAGTGCTTTGGTACTCAGTCGCAACGGTAACGCCATCACCCTCAGCAATAAATACAGGGAATTGGGGGTAGAAAAACTGGAGGACTTAAAGGGGGCCCTCCTGCAAAGTCCCGACCAAATCGCCACTTTCGGCATGGTTCACCCCGCCTCCATGCACAATCTACTGTTACGCTACTGGTTAGCTAGTGGCGGCATCGATCCCGATAGTGATGTCAATTTAGCCGTAATTCCGCCGCCTCAGATGGTTTCCCTGCTAAAAGCGGGTAATATCGACGGTTATTGTGTGGGGGAACCCTGGAACTCCTACGCCGTTCAGGAAAAATTAGGCTACGTTATCGCCACCGATCTC
This portion of the Microcystis aeruginosa NIES-2549 genome encodes:
- the ntrB gene encoding nitrate ABC transporter permease encodes the protein MAVSISRRSQGPKWLKDLKKKLPKLATSAIALLIFLVIWQILCFSPDAPLPSPTKVVSDTWELIINPFFNNGGTDVGLFWQIFASLQRVAVGFTLAAIVGIAAGILIGSSALIYDAIDPIFQILRTVPPLAWLPISLAAFRNNEPSAIFVIFITAIWPIIINTAVGVQQVPQDYKNVSRVLKLSKVEYFFNILFPATVPYVFTGLRIGIGLSWLAIVAAEMLIGGVGIGFFIWDAWNSSMISEIILALIYVGIVGFLLDRLMAYIAKLVVPEENK
- a CDS encoding nitrate ABC transporter ATP-binding protein (This model describes the ATP binding subunits of ATP-binding cassette (ABC) transporters for nitrate transport, or for bicarbonate transport, in bacteria and archaea.), coding for MSAFIEVDHIDKVFPLPDGRQYIALKNIDLSVTQGEFISLIGHSGCGKSTLLNMVAGLDRPTVGGVILEGREIKGPGPDRMVVFQNYSLLPWLTVRENIALGVNRVLRHLPAAERKSVIEHSIDMVHLRHAANKRPGELSGGMKQRVAIARALALRPKVLLLDEPFGALDALTRGNLQERLMEIVEESHVTCIMVTHDVDEALLLSDRVVMLTTGPEAHIGQILDVPIPRPRHRLEVVNHPSYYSLRNEIVYFLNQQKRSKKVGQPTGPVTVIGQATRLKTNPTIGFIPLTDCAPIIIAKEKGFFAEEGLEDVILQREPNWKALAQGVATGRLDAAQMVAGMPLSMTIGAGNKPSVPVISALVLSRNGNAITLSNKYRELGVEKLEDLKGALLQSPDQIATFGMVHPASMHNLLLRYWLASGGIDPDSDVNLAVIPPPQMVSLLKAGNIDGYCVGEPWNSYAVQEKLGYVIATDLDIWPGHQEKVLGVKETWAAKHPETHIAMVKALIKACEYCDDRRNREEIVNILSQSQYVGVDSAIIRPGFLDGYDRGLGTAPEALFRFNQFYVDQANCPGRSEALWTLTQLARWGYAPFPRNWVEVIERVRRPDLFGEACRSLGLPDLEPDRHSFALFDHLIFNPDDPIGYLERFSIRRDYRVSEVLLDDPVAN
- a CDS encoding CmpA/NrtA family ABC transporter substrate-binding protein, whose protein sequence is MSKLSRRRFIFTAGATAVGTAILHGCATPNNTATSPSPAGSPAASPAAGGETPEVTTAKLGFIALTDAAPLIIAKEKGLFAKHGMPDVQVMKQASWAATRDNLELGSAGNGIDGSHILSPMPYLMTLGKITKQPVPMYILARLNTNGQAISISKSHADLKLDLDSSKLKETLTKAKSAGKEMKAAVTFPGGNHDLFMRYWLSAGGIDPNNDISLIVVPPPQMVANMKVGTMDAFCVGEPWNAQIVSKGLGYTALITGEFWKDHPEKAFAMRADWVDKNPKAAKALTMAVLEAQQWCNDPANVKEMCEIISGREWLKIDPADILGRMQGNIDFGDGRKIENSPVAMKFWADNASYPYKSHDTWFVTEDIRWGYIPADTDIKALVDKVNREDIWREAATALNVPADQIPTSTSRGVETFFDGVKFDPENPQAYLKSLKIKKV